From Pandoraea norimbergensis, the proteins below share one genomic window:
- a CDS encoding CMD domain-containing protein, translating to MTANTQYDIADDLVDRVAGLEAGSAAHTLRHARDKVAIATQGSYEGLFDPALEGISLVERLLVALYASRLTPSPSLAAHYRAELGKHAVDASQLAAAESGKPEDVTDIRLRAMLIFTRTLIENPVAGDKAALQQLPAAGLTTPAVVALAQLIAFLSYQTRLVAGLQALKQLAPRETTA from the coding sequence ATGACCGCCAACACTCAATACGACATCGCTGACGATCTCGTCGACCGCGTGGCCGGGCTCGAAGCTGGCTCTGCGGCGCACACGCTGCGACATGCGCGCGACAAAGTTGCCATCGCCACGCAAGGCAGCTACGAAGGGCTGTTCGATCCGGCACTCGAAGGCATTTCGCTGGTCGAGCGTCTGCTCGTCGCGCTGTATGCGAGCCGGCTCACGCCGTCGCCTTCGCTCGCTGCGCACTATCGCGCGGAACTGGGCAAGCATGCCGTTGATGCTTCGCAACTGGCGGCCGCCGAAAGTGGCAAGCCGGAAGACGTGACGGATATCCGTTTGCGCGCGATGCTGATCTTCACGCGGACGTTGATCGAGAACCCGGTCGCGGGTGACAAGGCCGCATTGCAGCAACTGCCGGCAGCAGGTTTGACGACGCCGGCCGTGGTAGCGCTTGCCCAACTGATTGCGTTCCTGTCGTACCAGACGCGTCTGGTGGCGGGTCTGCAAGCCCTCAAACAACTGGCTCCGCGGGAGACGACAGCATGA